One genomic window of Deltaproteobacteria bacterium includes the following:
- a CDS encoding disulfide reductase — protein sequence MKIPYYPGCTLNSYARHFDMAAREASRRVGFEMAELLQWNCCGATFPLTPDNVMGLTAPVKVLANARSDGAGELVTLCSVCYNVLKRTNKVMREDRERRDIVNGFIEESYDGGLDVLHYFEVLRDRVGFERVKEAVTLPLKGLRAAAYYGCMLLRPFEDMGIDDAEAPTVFEDLLAAMGAEPVSFSNRIECCGAHQAMEREAIVVKLSGRVLTQAAELGAEVVVTSCPLCQYNLEKSQKKVAEQTPGFTPMPVVYFTQLLALSVGVAGEDLGLEHNAWDARPLLREKGVL from the coding sequence ATGAAGATACCATACTACCCGGGCTGTACGCTCAACAGCTACGCCAGGCACTTCGACATGGCCGCCCGCGAGGCGTCGCGCAGGGTCGGCTTCGAGATGGCGGAGCTCTTGCAGTGGAACTGCTGCGGAGCGACCTTTCCGCTCACGCCCGACAACGTCATGGGGCTCACGGCGCCGGTGAAGGTGCTGGCCAACGCCAGAAGCGACGGGGCCGGGGAGCTCGTGACCCTCTGCTCGGTCTGCTATAACGTCCTCAAGCGCACCAACAAGGTCATGCGCGAGGACCGCGAGCGCCGCGACATTGTCAACGGCTTCATAGAGGAGAGCTACGACGGCGGGCTCGACGTGCTCCACTACTTCGAGGTCCTGCGCGACCGGGTGGGGTTTGAGAGGGTGAAGGAGGCCGTGACCCTGCCTCTCAAGGGCCTCAGGGCGGCGGCCTACTACGGCTGCATGCTGCTTCGGCCCTTCGAGGACATGGGCATAGACGACGCCGAGGCGCCGACGGTCTTCGAGGACCTGCTCGCCGCCATGGGCGCCGAGCCCGTCTCCTTCTCGAACAGGATAGAGTGTTGCGGGGCCCACCAGGCCATGGAGAGGGAGGCCATAGTGGTCAAGCTCTCCGGCAGGGTCCTCACCCAGGCCGCCGAGCTCGGCGCCGAGGTGGTGGTGACGAGCTGTCCGCTCTGCCAGTACAACCTCGAAAAGAGCCAGAAGAAGGTGGCCGAGCAGACGCCCGGCTTCACCCCCATGCCGGTCGTCTACTTCACGCAGCTTCTCGCCCTGTCCGTTGGCGTGGCCGGAGAGGACCTAGGACTCGAACACAACGCCTGGGACGCAAGGCCGCTCCTCAGGGAGAAGGGGGTGCTGTGA
- a CDS encoding CoB--CoM heterodisulfide reductase iron-sulfur subunit A family protein, translating into MPRIGVFVCQCGNNIASTVDTAEVAEEIKKIPGVVYTGDYKFMCSAPGQETLREIVKKHRLDGVVVSACSPHMHEKTFRKACEKAGLNPYLCEITNIREQCSWVHHDKTKKTGTVKSIDLTRMTVERLKKNRALTKIRIPVNKRALVIGGGIAGIQAALDIAEGGREVILVEKEPSIGGNMARLSETFPTMDCSQCILTPKMVEAELHEKIRIYTYSEVEKVEGYIGNFSVRIRRKAKYVDEELCTGCGECVEKCPFKAASEFELGLNKRKVIYTPFPQAVPNIPVIDAPNCPKIQKDKCGACAKVCGPKAIDYSQTDEFVTEEVGAVVVATGYELMPNERFGEYGYGRIKDVISGLQFERLASSSGPTGGEIRRPSDGRVPESVVFIQCVGSRDEARGVSYCSKICCMYTAKHTMLYKHKVHHGRSYVFYMDIRSGGKRYEEFVRGAIENEGAVYLRGRVSRVYERGGKVVVQGADTLSGSQVEIEADMVVLATAMVARSGADQLAQRLGIGYDRHRFYNEYHPKLRPVETVTAGIFLAGTCMGPMDIPDSVSQGSAAASKVLSLFSADEMAREPITARVNAMTCNACWDCVVACPYSAIEKKEIKNRRGETVRRVAEGNEGVCQGCGVCVAACRSKTIDLDGYRDEQVYAAINAF; encoded by the coding sequence ATGCCGAGGATAGGCGTATTCGTCTGCCAGTGCGGCAACAACATAGCCTCCACCGTGGACACGGCCGAGGTCGCCGAGGAGATCAAGAAGATACCCGGCGTGGTCTACACCGGGGACTATAAGTTCATGTGCTCGGCCCCTGGACAGGAGACACTGCGCGAGATAGTCAAGAAGCACCGCCTCGACGGCGTCGTCGTCTCGGCCTGCTCGCCGCACATGCACGAGAAGACCTTCCGCAAGGCCTGCGAGAAGGCGGGACTCAACCCCTACCTCTGCGAGATTACCAACATACGCGAGCAGTGCTCCTGGGTCCACCACGACAAGACGAAGAAGACGGGCACCGTAAAGAGCATAGACCTTACGCGCATGACCGTCGAGCGGCTCAAGAAGAACAGGGCGCTCACCAAGATAAGGATACCGGTCAACAAGCGGGCCCTCGTCATAGGGGGAGGCATCGCCGGCATCCAGGCGGCCCTCGACATAGCCGAGGGGGGGCGCGAGGTCATACTGGTGGAGAAGGAGCCCTCCATAGGCGGCAACATGGCGCGGCTCTCCGAGACCTTCCCGACCATGGACTGCTCGCAGTGCATACTCACGCCCAAGATGGTCGAGGCCGAGCTCCACGAGAAGATAAGGATCTACACCTACTCGGAGGTCGAGAAGGTGGAGGGCTACATAGGGAACTTCTCGGTGCGGATTCGCCGCAAGGCCAAGTACGTGGACGAGGAGCTCTGCACGGGCTGCGGCGAGTGCGTCGAGAAGTGCCCGTTCAAGGCCGCAAGCGAGTTCGAGCTGGGGCTGAACAAGCGTAAGGTCATATACACGCCCTTTCCCCAGGCCGTGCCCAACATTCCGGTCATCGACGCGCCCAACTGTCCGAAGATACAGAAGGACAAGTGCGGGGCCTGCGCCAAGGTCTGCGGACCCAAGGCCATAGACTACTCGCAGACCGACGAGTTCGTCACCGAGGAGGTGGGCGCCGTCGTCGTGGCCACGGGCTACGAGCTCATGCCCAACGAGCGCTTCGGCGAGTACGGCTACGGCAGGATAAAGGACGTCATAAGCGGTCTCCAGTTCGAGCGGCTCGCCTCGTCGTCGGGACCGACGGGCGGAGAGATAAGGCGTCCCTCGGACGGCAGGGTCCCGGAGAGCGTCGTCTTCATCCAGTGCGTGGGCTCGCGCGACGAGGCCAGAGGTGTATCCTACTGCTCCAAGATCTGCTGCATGTACACGGCCAAGCACACCATGCTCTACAAGCACAAGGTCCACCACGGCCGCTCCTACGTCTTCTACATGGACATACGTTCGGGCGGCAAGCGCTACGAGGAGTTCGTGCGCGGCGCCATCGAGAATGAGGGGGCCGTCTACCTGCGCGGCCGTGTTTCGCGCGTCTACGAGCGGGGCGGCAAGGTCGTGGTGCAGGGAGCCGACACGCTGAGCGGCTCGCAGGTGGAGATCGAGGCCGACATGGTCGTTCTCGCAACGGCCATGGTTGCCCGCAGCGGCGCGGACCAGCTCGCCCAGCGCCTCGGCATCGGCTACGACAGGCACCGCTTCTACAACGAGTACCACCCCAAGCTCCGCCCCGTCGAGACGGTGACGGCGGGCATCTTCCTGGCCGGCACCTGCATGGGGCCCATGGACATACCGGACTCGGTGAGCCAGGGCTCGGCGGCGGCGAGCAAGGTGCTCTCGCTCTTCTCGGCCGACGAGATGGCCCGCGAACCCATAACGGCCAGGGTCAACGCCATGACCTGCAACGCCTGCTGGGACTGCGTGGTAGCCTGCCCCTATTCGGCCATAGAGAAAAAAGAGATAAAGAACCGCCGGGGCGAGACCGTGCGGCGGGTGGCCGAGGGGAAC